A single region of the Chrysoperla carnea chromosome 5, inChrCarn1.1, whole genome shotgun sequence genome encodes:
- the LOC123300180 gene encoding ubiquinone biosynthesis O-methyltransferase, mitochondrial: MIISRRLNFCRYKICRHIYSTYKEFSTKPNPKGTTDENELQYFSKMADDWWNTKGPMQPLHDMNELRVPFIRDSLIDIGKTKKENSRTDHPLEGVNILEVGCGGGILTEALARIGATMTGIDVASDLIKMASTHANQDSKIKDRIKYTTESIEVFSEKNPSSFDAVVCSEVIEHVTEKDLFVKSAVQALKPGGSIFITTIEKSLSAWVTAIVFAEYLLNIIPRGTHEYDKLISPHEMQRILETNNCSTRLIQGWFYNPVTRKWAWSRATMFYALHAIKDA, translated from the exons atgataatttcaagaagactaaatttttgtagatacaaaatttgcag ACATATTTACAGTACGTATAAAGAATTTTCTACTAAACCAAATCCCAAAGGTACCACAGATGAAAatgaattacaatatttttcaaaaatggctGATGATTGGTGGAATACTAAAGGACCCATGCAACCTTTACATGATATGAATGAATTAAG AGTTCCATTTATTAGAGATAGTTTAATAGATATCGGAAAAACGAAGAAAGAAAACAGTCGAACGGATCATCCTTTAGAAGGTGTTAATATTTTAGAAGTAGGCTGTGGCGGTGGAATACTAACAGAG GCTTTAGCTAGAATAGGTGCTACAATGACTGGAATAGATGTTGCttcagatttaataaaaatggcaAGTACACATGCTAATCAGGATTCTAAAATAAAAGAtcgaataaaatatacaacagaGAGCATCGAAGTATTTTCGGAGAAGAATCCATCATCCTTTGATGCTGTTGTTTGTTCAGAAGTTATTGAACATGTTACAGAAAaagatttatttgttaaatcagCTGTACAGGCTTTgaag ccTGGAGgatcaatatttataacaacTATAGAAAAATCACTTTCTGCTTGGGTTACAGCAATTGTTTTCGCTGAATATCTTCTGAATATTATACCTAGAGGGACACATgaatatgataaattaattagtcCACACGAAATGCAACGTATTTTAGAAACAA ataattGCAGCACTCGCTTAATCCAAGGATGGTTTTACAATCCAGTGACAAGAAAGTGGGCTTGGTCGCGTGCTACAATGTTCTACGCTTTACATGCTATTAAAGATGCTTAA
- the LOC123299599 gene encoding 60S ribosomal protein L18a — protein MKAKGQLKEYEVIGRKLPTEKEKNTPLYRMRIFAPDAIVAKSRFWYFLRQLKKFKKSTGEIVNLKEIPEKTPIKIKNFGIWLRYDSRSGTHNMYREYRDLSVSGAVTQCYRDMGARHRARAHSIQIIKVEVVKAANCRRPQVKQFHDSKIRFPLPKRINQRNKMPRFSVRKPRTFFL, from the exons atgaaggcTAAAGGACag cTTAAAGAATATGAAGTCATTGGCCGAAAATTGCCAAcggagaaagaaaaaaatactccATTGTACAGAATGAGAATATTTGCACCAGATGCAATTGTTGCAAAATCTCGTTTCTGGTACTTTTTACgtcaattgaaaaaattcaagaagTCCACCGGTgaaattgtaaatttgaaagaaattccAGAAAAGACACCAatcaaaataaagaactttGGAATTTGGCTCCGATATGATTCACGTTCTGGAACACATAACATGTACAGAGAATACCGTGATCTTAGTGTTTCGGGAGCTGTAACTCAATGTTATCGTGATATGGGAGCACGCCATCGAGCTAGAGCTCACTCAATTcag attattaaaGTAGAAGTTGTAAAAGCTGCTAATTGCCGAAGACCACAAGTAAAACAATTCCACGATTCAAAAATACGTTTCCCATTACCAAAACGTATCAATCAACGAAACAAAATGCCAAGGTTCTCCGTTCGTAAACCACGAACATTCTTCTTATAA